The sequence below is a genomic window from Nitrospirota bacterium.
CCTCTGGGCAAATGGAGGATCTGTTCCCTTGAATACGCCCCTGACCCGGATGGATCTTGGCCCCAACCAGACTGAGACCTATACCGTGACAACGGCTTCCAACTTTTCGGGTTCGTTGACCAAAAGAACTCTCGTAGCCTCGAATATCAGCAATATTCTGAATCTTCCGGTTAATACCTGGACCAATATGAGCACCACCATGATCTATACCGGAACAACCTGGTGCAATGCCGTGCCGGGGACAAGTAATTGCAGTTCAATAGCCGATTTATCTGCTTTAGAGGCCGATTCAAATAATCCAAATCAGTCCATCTCTCTCTATGGAACGTTGGGACTGACCAGCGGTAATTTCGTTTACTTATCTTCCGGACCCAATGGAGCCGGATTTTATGGAGCGACCCAATCTAACGGCAGATGGACAAGCAACGGGAACATCGCAACACCGAGCACCAATGACCAGCTTTGGGTCAATGTCGGAGGGACCATCTACATCGAGTATACCGATAAAGCACCGGTCTATTCGACTGGTAACCCTGGATGGGTCAAAAAAAAGCTGACCGCGTTCGATCAACAGACCTGGACGCCGACGTTTGACGATTCTTTGGACACGGCCTATACGCTCGCTTCTGGCCAACAGTATTACCTGATGAATCAGGGAACCAATTTTGTCCTGACCACCGGAGTCAACGCGACATTCCAGATCGAGGTGCAAACCGTTGCCAATCCGATTAATGCAATGTCATTTACCGGCAGCGGAACGGTCTTTACGCCACAGTGGAGCAACGGATACGGGACAAACTATACGTTTGTGACCGACAGCAGCGATCCGCGCTTCCTCAATCTGGTTTACAACACCGTGGACGGAAATGATCCGAGCCTTTCCGGCGTTCTGCCAGGAGACATCGTGGACACAGGGATTTATGGCCTGATTGCCAATGACGGAACCCAGTACAACTGGGATTATGCCACCTCGCAGAATCCGTATGGCTTACTCACCTATCTCGTGGACTCCAATAGCCAATACAAGCTTCTGGATGATCCGATATCGATAAAATCGTTTACGGTGACCAATTCATCGGGCTCGATCACGGTTTCGCCGATGTATAGCGGCTGGATGTCCGGCCTTCCTGATATCTATTCCAGTTTAAGATTAACCAACTGGGTGATGACATCGGATCTACAGACCAAGGTCTACAATATTCCCGACGGGACACTGGTCGATGATGCCACGGATAGTTCCAAACACTATCTGATTAAACCGCTCCAGATCAGTGAATTCCTAAACCCGATCAGTAGTTATTCCGGTTCGCTCGATCCTTCCGCAGTCGTTGCGGATCTTTCGACAGTGCCGACGCTCGACAGTACCGGCATTATTCCCGGAATGGCAACGAAGCCGAATATCACTCTGATCAAATATTCGGAAGGAAACCTCGTGCAGTAAAATCGAAACGTTTAATCTGAAAACTTGGATGGGGGCCCAATGCGGCCCCCATTTTTTTATTATTAGTTGTTGATCCTTTTTGGAAATTAATGATATAACCTCGGACATTAATCTTTTCCCAACAGCAGACTTCTATCTCTTATATGGCAAAGCCCTTCCGGACCATCTCCTCTCTTATCTTTTTTCTTCTTCTTTCCGGACAATCTGCTCATGCGGCGGTTTCAGTCGGGGTCGGACCAGAATATTTTATATGGAAGGAATACGCATCCGATGGATCAAACCTCCTGACGGAGTCTGGACTTCGTGCCGCTTTTCGATTTAACTGGCTACAAGATAAAAATACAGGTCTGCTTTTTGGCTATGAAGGAAAGTTCTACCTGGGTTCCGTTTTTTATGAGGGTCAAACTCTTTCACCACCCGTTCAGCCCGTATCCACAACAACCCGATATACTGGAATTCAAAATGAGGCGATTTTTATTCTAAGACCAGCCCATGATAAATCCCTTACTCTGGATATCGAAACCAGGTTCGGCTGGGATCATTGGAAGAGGAATATTGATCCCCTGGGAGCTGATCAGATTGAAGAATACGATATCTTATTTTTGAAACTGGGGCCGTCTTTTCATATTCCAATCTCCTCCAAGAACGAGGTCTGGTTTTCGATTGGAGGTAAATTACCCGTATTTACGTATGAGAACGCCCATATTAACGACATCTGTTATAATGAGAGTCTCTTCAATTCCGCATTTTCGAATTGCGTTGACAAAAATCCTCCCTTGCATCCTGGTCAAGAAATCAGCCTCTATGCGATAGCAGGCATTCAAATCAGTTCTCAGGTGAATATTTCGGCCTATTTCGATTCATACCGATTTTCAAGATCAGCATTCGAAACCGAAACATCCCATCGCTTTTATCAACCGGAGTCGATCATGCAATTGATTGGTATCAGGGGTGACATCCGATTTCCTTAACAAGTTGACTCTTAAGTCAGGTTTAGCATAAAATAAAATCGAGAATCTTCTCCACAATTTGAGGTTATCAGATGCTCCCACTCTCTATTTTAATGACCAAAGAAGTCAAAAAGGTTCATAGCAAAACAACGCTATTCGAAACAGCTCAGCTCATGAAAAATTTAAGAATAGGATCGCTGTTGATCGAAGATGGCCATGAGTGCATCGGCATTGTCAGCGAGACGGATCTGGTTCGAAAAGGAATGGCTGAATCGGTCGATCCATTGAAAACACCGGTCGATTCCGTCATGAGTTCTCCCCTCATTTCCATGGATATCAAAAGATCCCCAAAAGAGGCAAACGATTTGATGAGCGAGCGGGGCGTTCGGCATCTGGCCATCACCGAACATGGAAAGATTGTGGGGATGCTGTCTGTTCGAGACCTGCTCATCTACTTCAAAAACGCTTTCTAACAGGTTTGTGAAAAGGCAAATCTGGTACGTTCTCGTTCCTCAAACTCGTCCACGTACCTGTATCGTACGCCTCCTCGTCTTCGGAACTGCGGTCTTCCATATGTAGCCTTTTGACAAACCTGAAATTCTTTCCTGAACATTATAGCTACTCTCAACCGTTCTAAATGAAACAAAACAAGGTCAATGAGAAATGGTGGAAGGGGGTCAGCCGGTACCAGTGGCTTATCCTTACTGTCGCCTGGCTCGGATGGGTCTTTGATTCGATGGACTCGACTCTTTATGCCATGGTCCTTCAGCCTGCTCTTCATGACCTCCTGCCCGCAAGATCTTCACCGGAAGAAATCGATTGGTACGGTGGAATCATATTTTCTCTCTTCTTGCTCGGGTGGGCAACAGGAGGGGTTTTTTTTGGAGTCGTCGCGGATTATTTCGGAAGGACCCGTACGCTGATTGTGACGATTCTGATCTATTCTCTTTTCACCGGTATGGCTGCCCTCTCCCACACCTGGTGGGAATTGATGATCTATCGTTTTCTGACCGCACTCGGAATCGGGGGGGAATGGGCGGCCGGGGCAGCTCTCGTCGCAGAAACCTGGCCGGAAGAAAAAAGGGCCAAGGCAGCTGGAATACTGCAGTCGGCCTGGGCAGCCGGCTTTTTTATGGCCGCGCTGGCGAATCTCACGATGAGCCGGTTTGGCTGGAGAAGCCTCTTTTTGATTGGAATTCTCCCTGCGCTGGTGACTCTCGTGATTCGCTTCCGGGTTAAGGAACCGGACCGGTGGATTGCTGTTAACGAGAAGCGAATAAGGAGCGCGGAAATAGAGTTGCAGTTTTTTTCATTCTTCCGTCTTTTTGAGGCCTCTCTTCTAAAAAAAACGGTCATTGGATCCATTCTCGCTTTTGTGGCGGTATTCGGACTTTGGGGAGCCACCAACTGGACCCCAACGCTCGTTCGACAGCTTCTGGCTTCGAAGCACCTCGACCCCGCTTCTGTAAACCAGTATGTCAGCTATGCGGTCATGAGCCTCAACGCCGGCGCTCTCATCGGGTATCTTGCCTTTGGCCCTCTGGCAGACCGTATCGGCCGGAAAGGGGCCTTTCTGCTCATGTGTATAGGGAGCCTGGTCATGCTCCCCACCACCTTCTTTTCTCCCAAAGAGTATATGACCCTGTTATGGCTGCTTCCACTCCTTGGATTTTTCAATAACGGAATCTTTAGTGGTTTCCCGATATACCTCCCAGAACTTTATCCTACGTCTATCCGGGCCACGGGGGTGGGATTCTGTTTCAATATCGGAAGGATTTTCGCTTCGGGCGCTCCGTTTATCAAAGGCTATCTCGGAACGCTTTTTGGACCTGGTAAAGCAGCAAGTCTGATCGGGCTCGTCTATTTGATGGGGATTGTTACTCTTTATTGGGCGGAGGAGACACGCGGGAAACCTCTCCCCGATTAGAGTAGTAACTTAATCTTGAGAAATGGTCAGATGTCCCTTGCCGGGGACTTCAGGTAATTCTATTTCAATGGGAGAGTCGCAGGCCGCAGGAGTGAGACAAACGGAGCGTACAGAATCAGTACGTGAGTATTGCCGAACAACGAGAACGCTGCAGGTAATCATTTATCAAGATTGAGGAGACCTTCTTTGCAGTAGCCAAGCGGGAGCCACGGACACGCTCCGCACAGTTCGTCCAACATGGCAGGCTTCATTTTCTCACCAATCTTTTGAACGATGGTTTCCCAGGATAGGGTCTCTTCGCTTTGAATCCCTAATTTCTGCATCACCTCCCGATCCTGTGAAACCATTTTCGCTTCCGTCCCGTCACCGTGAAGTCTGCACCCCTGCTCTTCAGAAAGGTTGGGACAGGAATGACAAAAAGTATCCGGTTTGGTGATTACTTTGACAAGGAGAGCCGGCTGGTTATTCAGCCTCTGATGGATAGCGCTCATATGGGCGGTAAACATCGGGTCATATCCTTCTCCCCGGAAGCCCTGAAGGCAGAGAAGTGTATGTCCCCGAATTGGAATGGGAAGAATAGGATTTCTCATTTGGGAACGGAAATTCATCATTCCATAGGTGAATTGAGTTTGGAGTTGAATTCATCGAGAGCCCTCCCCTTGAGCGGATTCTCTTTGCCCGCCAGGAGTTCGCGAAGAGCGGTCACCTCGGATTTTGAAAAGCGGACGCCATGAAGGAGATGTTCTTCAAATGCCTCATAGGCCATCGGCGCAACCGCTTTGGCCATCCCGGCCATCACTTCTCCGTAGACCCGAATCTCCTTCTGAGCGTGGTGGTCAATTCGCAGTCTCAAAAAATGAAAAAGATTATGGAGATCAATCTGCCAGTACCATTCTGTATAGAGGCTCAACGGAAGATTGATCCTGGCCAGCTCTCTGGCGATTTCGTCTTCGATCATCTCTTCGTAATTCGCATAAACCGCGACCTGGTCTTTGATCAATAATTCAATCACCCTTCCCTGCAAATCAGGCGGAACCTCCGCCCCTCTCCCCTGTTTGTTGGTTGTACTCTGGAATCGAATGTCCTCTTTTTCGGGAAGGTAGAATTCATCTTTCATGACACTGTAACGACCGGAAATTTCATTTAAGCGCGCCGTTCGGTGGCGAATCCACTGGCGGGCGACAAAAATTGGCATTTTCGCGTGAAAAGTCAAAATCACCTGTTCAAAAGGGGAAGTATGAAGGTTTTTCATCAGGTAATTAATCAGTCCTTTGTCCTCACGAACCGTCTTCGTCCCTCCTCCATACGAAACCCGTGCCGACTGGACGATGCGCTCATCTCCTCCCAGGTAATCGACGAGCCGGACAAAACCTTTGTTTAAAACCGGGTATTCTTTATCTAAAACGGCTTCAGCCGTAGGTACTATAATATGTGCCATGATGTCTCAACAATCCAATTTAGATCAAGTGTAATTTATAGCATAGTTCGAAAAGACTTAACAACCTCCTGAGATCTACTTTCAACAGGGTCTGATGCATTGGGTTCTCGAGTCGATCTGAAGTCGGCAACCGTTTTGCGGCTTCCCTGAACGGTTTGAATTGCATGGTGCCGCTCATGCAACGCGTCACCTCTAACTATATCGGCATATGATTGCAAGTTTCCCGCGCGGATCTCCCTGTTCACCCAATGCCATCAGCCCCTTTTCCAACAAGCCGGTTATCCAGTAGAAGGTGCGGCGTTTTATTCAAGCAGGAGAGATAGGGTGAAACGGGCCTCTTTTGGCCGCCGCAACTATGGATTCAATGTCTCGGCGCGACAAAAGCGGAGGGCGGCGAGCACCGTAAGCGCAGCCGCGCGTTCCGTTAAACCCTGTCTTTCTTGCTGGAACGAGTCGGACTAATGATTGTCGTCGGCTTCAGATCGACTCGAGAACGCTTTTACCTTCGGGCCTAATTTTCCCCGTGCGTGACACGTCAACACTTTGGCGCTTGACACGACCGCCGACTCTTCGTTAAGGTAGGCCCCATGCTGAAAGCTATCATCTTTGACTTTAACGGAATTATCGCCGACGACGAGCCGATTCATTTTGAGCTGTTTGCCAGGGTGATGTCAGAAGAAGGGATCACCATACCCCGAGAGGAATACAATCGACTTTACCTCCACTTGAACGACCGGGACGCCTTTCAAACAGCCCTCGCCATGAATCGCCGGCCGGTACTGCCTGGTCACATTTCAAAACTGATTCAGAAGAAAAGTAATTATTACAACAGACTCATTTCTAATCGCGATATCCTTTTCCCGGATGCAGCCGATTTTATCAAGTCGACCGCTGCTCACTATCCTCTCGCCATTGCGTCGGGCGCACTCAACGAAGAAATCGCATTTATTCTCGGAAGAGGCAGCTTAATGGAGCATTTTCCCATCATTATCGGAGCCGAAAAGGCGGTACAGGGCAAGCCCCATCCGGAATGTTACCTGAAAGCTCTCAGCGGCCTGAATGACTTCCTTCGAAAAATCCCCCCGATGAAGGCTTCGGAAGTGCTCGTCATCGAAGATTCGGTCGGAGGAATCGAAGGGGCCCATCGTGCAGGAATGGTCTGTCTGGCCATCACCAACAGTTATCCCAGACAGGAACTGCTGAAAGCCGATTACATTTTCGATTCCCTGAGCGAAATCGATCTTAAACAGGTTCAAAAAGGCTTTGAAAAGTAATTTTTATTACGCTTTTTTTTTCCTGCCATCACCGGAAAAAGAAGCCCTGATACAGTTTTACGCCTATTGCAGAGATTTAGACGATCAGATCGATCTGAGTGGGACTGTCGCGCGATCCGGACTCCAGACCGACAAGATCCAGGAATGGAGAGTAGAGCTTTCCCGGACTTTTTCGGGCGGCCCGACTTCTCCGATTACCCAAAAACTCTATCCAGCCATTAACCTTTTTCACCTTTCCAAACGCCATTTCGAAGAAATTATAAACGGAATGGAAATGGACATCCTCTGTGGGTCCTATCCCACCTTTGAAGAACTCAAGCTTTACTGTTACCGGGTCGCATCCGCCGTCGGACTGATTTGTATGGAGATCTTTGGAGACCGGTCAGACGAAGCTCGCGAATCGGCCATCCATCTCGGGATTGCTTTTCAACTCACCAATATCTTAAGAGATTTATTCAGTGATCTAGAGAAGGACAGAATTTATATTCCCGGCGAAGATTTCAGAAGGTTCGACTATAGCGAAGATGATCTGAAAAAGAAAACCATCAATGTGGAATTTGCAAAACTGATCCAGTTTGAAATAGACCGGGCTAAAATGTATTATGAAAAGGCGGAATCAGGAATCCAGCGATGTCACAATAAGGGGATACGTGTCATTGTCGTGATGATGAATACCTATTATCGCCTTCTACTCGAGATAGAGAGAAATATCTGGAATCTTGACCGGAAGAAAGTCTCCCTCTCCACCTTGACAAAGGTATCGATCGCTGGAAGGGTCTGGTGGAAGAACTATTTCAGTTAATATCGGTTCAGCGTATCGACTAATTGCCTCAAGCGGCCGAAATGTCTCCGGTTAAACTTGAAAACGATCCGGTCGAGCTCGTTTAATCCCGGTGAGTTAATCTCTTCCTCTGGAAAAGCGGAAGTTCTCTCTATGTTACCTTCCACGATGATATCTTTAAATTCCTTATTGAGATGGCCCAAAAGGGATTTCTGCACGGAATGATTCACCCTGATCACCAGTTGCTCACGAATATATTGCAGGGAATGATAATTCTTGTAGAAAGAGGTGATCTCCTTTACGGCATCGTCGACCCCCGTTACGATCTTGAAAAGATGAAGATCGTCTTGTGAAATCAGCCCTCTGTCCAGAAGACAGTTTTCAAGAAATTCCTTCCATTTTGTCCAATAAGGCCGATTCGGATTTTCGACCAGAACGACAGGCAATGGATCCCGTTTTCCGGTTTGCAGAAGGGTCAGGGTTTCAAATCCTTCGTCGTGGGTGCCAAACCCCCCGGGAAAGAGGATCACACCATCGGTTTCTTTAATAAAAATGAGTTTCCGCGTAAAGAAATATTTAAAAGTAACCAGTTTGGGGTCTTTTTCAATAAAAAGATTGGCCGACTGTTCAAAAGGGAGCATGATATTGACGCCAAAACCCTTTTCTGCGCCTGCACCACCCTGCGCGGCTTTCATAATGCCGTCTCCCGCACCGGTAATCACCATGAAATCATTCTTGGCAAGTGCTTCGCCAATTTTAAACGCCATCTTATAATCCGG
It includes:
- a CDS encoding CBS domain-containing protein → MLPLSILMTKEVKKVHSKTTLFETAQLMKNLRIGSLLIEDGHECIGIVSETDLVRKGMAESVDPLKTPVDSVMSSPLISMDIKRSPKEANDLMSERGVRHLAITEHGKIVGMLSVRDLLIYFKNAF
- a CDS encoding MFS transporter, which gives rise to MKQNKVNEKWWKGVSRYQWLILTVAWLGWVFDSMDSTLYAMVLQPALHDLLPARSSPEEIDWYGGIIFSLFLLGWATGGVFFGVVADYFGRTRTLIVTILIYSLFTGMAALSHTWWELMIYRFLTALGIGGEWAAGAALVAETWPEEKRAKAAGILQSAWAAGFFMAALANLTMSRFGWRSLFLIGILPALVTLVIRFRVKEPDRWIAVNEKRIRSAEIELQFFSFFRLFEASLLKKTVIGSILAFVAVFGLWGATNWTPTLVRQLLASKHLDPASVNQYVSYAVMSLNAGALIGYLAFGPLADRIGRKGAFLLMCIGSLVMLPTTFFSPKEYMTLLWLLPLLGFFNNGIFSGFPIYLPELYPTSIRATGVGFCFNIGRIFASGAPFIKGYLGTLFGPGKAASLIGLVYLMGIVTLYWAEETRGKPLPD
- a CDS encoding DUF1284 domain-containing protein, encoding MRNPILPIPIRGHTLLCLQGFRGEGYDPMFTAHMSAIHQRLNNQPALLVKVITKPDTFCHSCPNLSEEQGCRLHGDGTEAKMVSQDREVMQKLGIQSEETLSWETIVQKIGEKMKPAMLDELCGACPWLPLGYCKEGLLNLDK
- a CDS encoding FAD-dependent thymidylate synthase; the encoded protein is MAHIIVPTAEAVLDKEYPVLNKGFVRLVDYLGGDERIVQSARVSYGGGTKTVREDKGLINYLMKNLHTSPFEQVILTFHAKMPIFVARQWIRHRTARLNEISGRYSVMKDEFYLPEKEDIRFQSTTNKQGRGAEVPPDLQGRVIELLIKDQVAVYANYEEMIEDEIARELARINLPLSLYTEWYWQIDLHNLFHFLRLRIDHHAQKEIRVYGEVMAGMAKAVAPMAYEAFEEHLLHGVRFSKSEVTALRELLAGKENPLKGRALDEFNSKLNSPME
- a CDS encoding HAD family phosphatase, with amino-acid sequence MLKAIIFDFNGIIADDEPIHFELFARVMSEEGITIPREEYNRLYLHLNDRDAFQTALAMNRRPVLPGHISKLIQKKSNYYNRLISNRDILFPDAADFIKSTAAHYPLAIASGALNEEIAFILGRGSLMEHFPIIIGAEKAVQGKPHPECYLKALSGLNDFLRKIPPMKASEVLVIEDSVGGIEGAHRAGMVCLAITNSYPRQELLKADYIFDSLSEIDLKQVQKGFEK
- a CDS encoding squalene/phytoene synthase family protein, whose translation is MKSNFYYAFFFLPSPEKEALIQFYAYCRDLDDQIDLSGTVARSGLQTDKIQEWRVELSRTFSGGPTSPITQKLYPAINLFHLSKRHFEEIINGMEMDILCGSYPTFEELKLYCYRVASAVGLICMEIFGDRSDEARESAIHLGIAFQLTNILRDLFSDLEKDRIYIPGEDFRRFDYSEDDLKKKTINVEFAKLIQFEIDRAKMYYEKAESGIQRCHNKGIRVIVVMMNTYYRLLLEIERNIWNLDRKKVSLSTLTKVSIAGRVWWKNYFS
- a CDS encoding TIGR00730 family Rossman fold protein → MSLEELVQSLVKVNDSFPNTDMVQQMVITLTKLVEMDADRLDMKILATTLRELRYAFKIFAPYRKNRKVSIFGSARTGEEDPDYKMAFKIGEALAKNDFMVITGAGDGIMKAAQGGAGAEKGFGVNIMLPFEQSANLFIEKDPKLVTFKYFFTRKLIFIKETDGVILFPGGFGTHDEGFETLTLLQTGKRDPLPVVLVENPNRPYWTKWKEFLENCLLDRGLISQDDLHLFKIVTGVDDAVKEITSFYKNYHSLQYIREQLVIRVNHSVQKSLLGHLNKEFKDIIVEGNIERTSAFPEEEINSPGLNELDRIVFKFNRRHFGRLRQLVDTLNRY